One window from the genome of Glycine soja cultivar W05 chromosome 12, ASM419377v2, whole genome shotgun sequence encodes:
- the LOC114379344 gene encoding putative cyclin-D6-1, translating into MDFDLENPLGNFHDLPCDAVPSLFLIESDHIPPPNYCQSFKASDFDISVRRDVVSLISQLSCTFDPVLPYLAINYLDRFLAHQGILQPKPWANKLLAISCFSLAAKMLKTEYSATDVQVLMNHGDGGAIFEAQTIQRMEGIVLGALQWRMRSITPFSFIPFFVNLFRLKDPALRQVLKDGASEIILKSQREIKVLEFKPSTVAASALLYASHELFPFQYPCFLRAISDCSYINKETVVQCYNVIHDITREEYESVLNINSTSDTPVNVLDEHFLSLESEKTNGTNVVTQEQDFKRRKTTDYGNNRTVPFSHFHQC; encoded by the exons ATGGATTTTGACCTCGAAAACCCTCTTGGAAACTTCCACGACCTTCCTTGTGACGCTGTCCCTTCCCTCTTCCTCATCGAATCCGACCACATCCCTCCACCCAACTACTGTCAGAGTTTCAAGGCCAGCGACTTCGACATCTCTGTAAGAAGAGACGTTGTCTCTTTGATCTCGCAG TTGTCCTGCACCTTCGATCCGGTTCTTCCTTACTTAGCTATTAACTACTTGGATCGCTTCCTCGCTCACCAAGGAATATTG CAACCAAAGCCATGGGCAAACAAGCTCCTTGCAATCTCTTGCTTTTCTCTAGCTGCCAAGATGTTGAAAACAGAGTACTCTGCCACTGATGTCCAG GTTCTTATGAATCATGGTGATGGGGGTGCCATTTTTGAGGCACAGACAATTCAAAGAATGGAAGGCATTGTCTTGGGGGCTCTACAATGGCGAATGCGTTCGATCACCCCCTTCTCTTTCATTCCCTTCTTCGTCAACTTGTTCAGGCTTAAAGACCCTGCATTGAGGCAGGTTCTGAAGGATGGAGCATCAGAAATCATACTCAAGTCACAAAGAG agatAAAGGTCTTGGAATTCAAGCCATCTACAGTTGCTGCGTCAGCCCTTCTGTATGCTTCACATGAGTTGTTTCCCTTTCAATATCCGTGCTTCTTAAGAGCAATATCCGATTGTTCATATATTAATAAG GAAACTGTGGTGCAATGTTATAATGTGATACACGACATAACCAGGGAGGAGTACGAATCAGTGTTGAATATAAATTCAACTTCAGACACACCGGTTAATGTGTTAGACGAACATTTTCTGAGCTTGGAAAGTGAAAAAACCAACGGAACCAACGTTGTGACACAAGAGCAGGAtttcaaaagaaggaaaaccacCGATTATGGCAACAATCGCACGGTCCCGTTTTCACATTTTCATCAATGCTGA